A genomic window from Anthocerotibacter panamensis C109 includes:
- a CDS encoding type IV secretion system DNA-binding domain-containing protein, whose amino-acid sequence MRTPRGSEVARNNISMGWGNFRWLAGWGLSAFFIVFFVVGFLLTKDHLSGAMQELFTLNLVPDSSLPPTLDFEAAHRRQERDFVLLGLGLAAVAGVGAAVLVDWYWISLFSRQEEDLEEETFLRGTQKSGVAELNARIEEEGLDGDLRLGEALLPVGMEDRSLLITGSQGTGKSTLIMQLMDAIETRHDGVVTYDKTGGYVRAYYTPERGDIILNPFDDKGAIWNPWAEGENYESIAESLIPENPQADPFWPSSARKILVALLKRVRTNQQLAYAIDQLDPKAMAKLLEGDGATRVLAESEMAASVLATLATAVGCFSYLKDGDGAFSLRTWIKEGRAGWIFLTCPQAYQERIKPLISLWFDLLSKGLLEREERSDGPRTWFVLDELASLQALPSLPNLLAEGRKYRGAVVLGFQTMAQVEHIYAEKQARAIAATCRTKVFLATEEEYTAEWISKTIGDQEIEELKESLSMGPSENRDGVSLSRQVRTRRAVMAAEIMNLPDLTAFLKLHGGYPVCLIKLIPCQRPDRMKALEERKRLADLQRLEHRPILLLPAPTDSGLEDRVVRAPSVVPPAQSVVSAQLAEEGWE is encoded by the coding sequence ATGAGAACACCCCGAGGGAGTGAGGTAGCCCGCAATAATATCAGCATGGGCTGGGGGAATTTCCGCTGGCTCGCAGGGTGGGGATTGAGTGCTTTTTTCATCGTATTTTTCGTAGTAGGTTTCTTGCTAACCAAAGACCACCTGTCGGGTGCCATGCAGGAACTGTTTACCCTGAATCTAGTACCAGACAGCAGCCTTCCTCCGACACTGGACTTTGAGGCTGCACACCGCAGGCAGGAACGGGACTTCGTGCTTTTGGGGCTGGGGCTAGCTGCCGTAGCAGGGGTAGGCGCGGCGGTCCTAGTGGACTGGTATTGGATCTCGCTATTCAGCCGACAGGAGGAGGACCTGGAAGAGGAGACCTTCCTCCGGGGCACTCAGAAGTCGGGGGTAGCGGAACTCAATGCCCGCATTGAGGAGGAGGGATTGGATGGGGATCTGCGGTTAGGAGAGGCCCTCCTGCCGGTCGGCATGGAGGACCGCTCACTACTCATCACCGGGTCGCAGGGGACGGGCAAGTCCACCCTCATCATGCAGTTGATGGACGCCATTGAGACCCGGCACGACGGGGTGGTGACCTACGACAAGACCGGGGGCTATGTCCGGGCTTATTACACCCCAGAGCGCGGGGATATTATCCTTAATCCTTTTGACGATAAGGGGGCCATCTGGAACCCGTGGGCGGAGGGGGAAAACTATGAAAGCATCGCTGAGAGTCTCATCCCCGAAAATCCGCAAGCGGACCCCTTCTGGCCGAGTTCCGCCCGCAAGATCCTAGTAGCCCTGCTCAAGCGGGTGCGGACAAACCAGCAGCTAGCCTATGCCATCGACCAGTTGGACCCGAAAGCGATGGCAAAGCTGCTGGAGGGGGACGGGGCGACCCGAGTGCTGGCTGAGTCGGAGATGGCAGCCAGCGTTCTGGCGACCCTGGCGACTGCCGTGGGGTGCTTCAGCTATCTAAAGGACGGGGACGGAGCCTTTTCCCTACGGACATGGATCAAAGAAGGGCGGGCGGGGTGGATCTTCCTCACCTGCCCTCAGGCATACCAGGAGCGAATCAAGCCGCTTATCTCGCTGTGGTTTGACCTACTATCCAAAGGACTTCTAGAGCGCGAGGAGCGCAGCGATGGCCCCAGAACTTGGTTCGTGCTGGACGAGCTGGCGAGCTTACAGGCCCTGCCCTCCCTGCCTAATCTACTGGCGGAGGGCAGGAAGTATCGCGGGGCGGTGGTGCTCGGGTTCCAGACCATGGCCCAGGTCGAACACATCTACGCCGAGAAGCAGGCCCGAGCCATCGCCGCTACCTGCCGGACCAAAGTGTTTCTTGCGACTGAGGAGGAGTACACGGCGGAGTGGATCTCAAAGACCATCGGGGACCAGGAAATTGAGGAGTTGAAGGAGAGCCTGAGCATGGGGCCATCCGAGAACCGCGATGGTGTGAGCCTGAGTCGCCAAGTGCGCACACGGCGAGCGGTAATGGCGGCGGAGATTATGAATCTGCCAGATCTGACGGCCTTCCTAAAGCTACACGGTGGCTACCCAGTCTGTCTGATCAAGTTGATCCCCTGCCAACGACCCGACCGGATGAAAGCCCTGGAGGAGCGCAAAAGACTGGCTGACTTGCAGCGCCTGGAGCATAGGCCCATATTGCTGCTTCCTGCGCCAACGGATAGCGGGCTGGAGGACCGGGTGGTGCGGGCACCCTCTGTAGTACCCCCAGCGCAATCAGTGGTGAGTGCTCAGTTAGCCGAGGAAGGTTGGGAGTAA
- a CDS encoding plasmid replication protein, CyRepA1 family codes for MSESSLLPTSAWELHPDNPATETSTLRTRPGTRSSCPLCTSTKRCKVTDRGAILCRTYDYPLPMAGWKFVRPLAKGMGGLWVPVDAALPQISRPPQTKPIPALFAQPVPLTDQTLNEWTASAVDPSIILSNVREHPQGGWLVCGVDLETGLRQHWYQWKPQYRGFHPDRPKYLSPKGVPVEPLLLEVPSPLWEKCAQIYNLPITPTDQILGFWHWVSTHPEVPIFITEGGKKAGSLLTAGYIALSIPGVSTCRKYGILHPWLTALAQGRTVYLLFDNDILTKPQVRAALSRLSGLLRRAGAEVRIIELPAGPHKGADDYLVAHGPSALAQLVTEARTYHQWLVAEDDLPADIPITECSDPWMTGHLPAYGDLPPVLFVRSPVGTGKTQALIPLVQAAPCVLVITHRQSLAWQLARRLGITCYLSGAYSSDKLVVCADSLVNLNPSSYDLVILDESEQVLRHLCGITVRPRLDEVLQTFLAVTTQAQHLICLDAHLGRLTVQTVNRPDGQLLINHHQPGGRRFLRHPSRQHLQARLFQCLAQGERVAYAANSRKEIQNLEEALSRHFPQKKIISIHSQNLSPENQNFLDHINDQLVGIDCLLYSPTIGTGVSIDVEHFDRVFLCGVAGTTAPTDLIQQQGRVRQPRSGEVEFWVDPRYINRPQDKSFYGAAYDLAEQWTAQGDPLPEPSNRQRWFTRLWSAVRAQESRGLVHLGELFEYYVQADGHTLQDATPLSPDSLVVAGERLRLSAQEIQTRRICGIATARDLTPSQYRQLKELLEASGYLPLERHWELERYELRSFYGQAVTPELVADDRRGRLRREISALEIYLAPDEALQERDRAEREHYREHRHYYLLQKHLLQRLFKAAHLEDLTPGQEFTRSDLREFTRLCKKYARSIYAAFHLTVPTSIDLNPVQFLGTLLRRIGYRLCSRQKRIPVLSQPPPVQDSDVNSSKKIDNRQRIYWLDPAAVKQMTRWIEHRQSVEEQVQLTSRLTTSMADAYNVLCIDLSAFLGDELGPLRATAERWLERLCEDDLPYALHEWLRQR; via the coding sequence ATGAGTGAAAGCTCCCTCCTCCCCACCAGCGCCTGGGAACTCCACCCGGACAACCCCGCCACAGAGACCAGCACCCTACGCACCCGCCCCGGCACCCGCTCCTCTTGTCCCCTGTGTACTAGCACCAAGCGCTGCAAAGTGACCGACCGTGGGGCCATCCTCTGTCGCACCTACGACTATCCCCTCCCTATGGCGGGCTGGAAATTCGTCCGCCCGTTAGCTAAAGGCATGGGCGGACTCTGGGTGCCCGTAGACGCAGCACTCCCCCAGATCTCGCGCCCCCCTCAGACCAAACCCATCCCCGCCCTATTTGCCCAACCCGTCCCCCTGACCGACCAGACTCTAAACGAGTGGACCGCCAGTGCCGTAGACCCTAGTATCATCCTGAGCAACGTGCGCGAGCACCCCCAAGGCGGGTGGCTCGTGTGTGGCGTAGACCTTGAAACCGGACTGCGCCAGCACTGGTACCAGTGGAAACCCCAATACCGGGGCTTCCACCCAGACCGGCCCAAATACCTCTCCCCCAAGGGCGTGCCCGTGGAACCCCTACTTCTAGAGGTTCCCAGCCCTTTATGGGAGAAGTGCGCCCAAATCTATAACCTCCCCATCACCCCCACCGACCAGATCCTCGGCTTCTGGCACTGGGTGAGCACGCACCCCGAAGTGCCCATCTTCATCACCGAAGGCGGCAAAAAAGCAGGCAGCCTCCTCACCGCCGGATACATTGCCCTGAGCATCCCCGGCGTCAGCACCTGCCGCAAATACGGCATCCTCCACCCCTGGCTGACTGCCCTCGCTCAGGGACGCACAGTGTACTTGCTTTTTGATAACGACATCCTCACCAAACCCCAGGTCCGCGCCGCCCTGAGCCGCCTATCGGGATTGCTCCGCCGCGCTGGGGCTGAGGTCCGCATCATCGAGCTACCCGCAGGCCCCCATAAGGGAGCCGACGACTATCTGGTCGCCCACGGCCCCAGCGCCCTCGCCCAACTCGTGACCGAGGCCCGCACCTACCACCAGTGGCTCGTGGCAGAAGATGACCTCCCCGCCGACATCCCCATCACCGAATGCTCAGACCCCTGGATGACCGGGCATCTGCCCGCCTATGGCGACCTCCCCCCGGTCCTCTTCGTGCGCTCCCCCGTGGGCACCGGCAAGACCCAAGCACTCATCCCCCTAGTCCAGGCAGCCCCCTGCGTCCTGGTCATTACGCATCGCCAGAGCCTCGCGTGGCAGCTCGCCCGCCGCCTGGGGATAACCTGCTACCTTAGCGGAGCCTACAGCTCCGACAAACTCGTTGTCTGCGCTGATTCCCTAGTCAACCTCAACCCCAGCAGCTACGACCTAGTTATCCTCGACGAGTCCGAGCAAGTCCTGCGGCATCTGTGCGGCATCACTGTCCGCCCGCGTCTGGATGAAGTGCTCCAGACCTTCCTCGCAGTCACCACTCAAGCCCAGCACCTCATCTGTCTGGACGCCCATCTTGGACGCCTGACCGTCCAGACGGTCAACCGTCCAGACGGTCAACTGCTCATCAACCACCACCAACCTGGAGGCAGGCGCTTCCTGCGTCACCCCAGCCGCCAACATCTACAGGCCCGCCTGTTTCAGTGCCTTGCTCAAGGAGAGCGCGTGGCCTACGCCGCCAACTCCCGCAAAGAAATCCAAAACCTCGAAGAAGCCCTCAGCCGCCACTTCCCCCAGAAAAAAATCATCAGCATCCACTCTCAAAATCTCTCCCCCGAGAACCAGAACTTTCTCGACCACATCAATGACCAGCTAGTGGGCATTGACTGCCTGCTCTACTCCCCGACCATCGGGACCGGCGTCTCCATTGACGTAGAGCACTTCGACCGGGTTTTCCTCTGTGGTGTGGCAGGTACCACCGCGCCCACCGACCTCATCCAGCAACAGGGCCGCGTCCGCCAACCACGGTCTGGGGAAGTGGAATTCTGGGTGGACCCCCGCTACATCAACCGCCCCCAGGACAAAAGCTTCTACGGTGCCGCCTACGACCTAGCCGAACAGTGGACCGCCCAAGGCGACCCCCTGCCCGAACCCAGCAACCGCCAGCGCTGGTTCACCCGCCTCTGGAGCGCCGTGCGTGCCCAGGAATCCCGTGGTTTAGTCCACCTGGGCGAACTTTTTGAGTACTACGTCCAGGCCGACGGCCACACCCTCCAGGACGCCACCCCCCTCAGCCCCGACAGCCTCGTCGTAGCTGGAGAGCGCCTGCGCCTATCCGCCCAGGAGATCCAGACACGGCGGATCTGCGGCATCGCTACCGCCCGTGACCTCACCCCCAGCCAGTACCGCCAACTTAAAGAATTGCTAGAAGCGTCAGGCTATCTCCCCCTGGAGCGGCACTGGGAGCTCGAGCGCTATGAACTGCGCAGCTTCTATGGTCAAGCCGTCACCCCCGAACTAGTCGCCGATGACCGCAGGGGCCGACTGCGCCGGGAGATAAGCGCCCTAGAAATCTATTTAGCCCCCGATGAAGCACTCCAGGAGCGCGACCGAGCCGAACGCGAGCACTACCGCGAGCACCGGCACTACTACCTGCTCCAAAAACACCTGCTCCAGCGGCTCTTCAAAGCGGCACACCTGGAAGACCTCACCCCCGGCCAGGAATTTACCCGATCCGACCTCCGCGAGTTCACCCGCCTATGCAAGAAATACGCCCGCAGCATCTACGCCGCCTTTCACCTCACCGTCCCCACGAGTATCGACCTCAATCCCGTGCAGTTCCTAGGTACCCTCCTCAGGCGCATCGGCTACCGCCTGTGCTCCAGACAAAAGCGGATACCCGTCCTGTCACAGCCGCCACCAGTGCAGGACTCGGACGTTAATAGCAGCAAAAAGATAGACAACCGGCAACGCATTTATTGGCTCGACCCCGCAGCGGTCAAACAGATGACGCGATGGATAGAGCACCGCCAGTCAGTAGAGGAGCAGGTGCAGCTCACCAGCCGCCTCACCACCAGTATGGCCGATGCCTACAACGTACTCTGTATAGACCTTTCAGCATTTCTAGGCGACGAACTAGGCCCCCTTAGAGCGACAGCAGAGCGCTGGCTTGAGCGCCTGTGTGAGGACGATCTGCCCTACGCCCTGCATGAGTGGCTCCGGCAAAGGTGA
- a CDS encoding DUF3102 domain-containing protein, which yields MDKQQGVGNGKGIDKENDALEQILGLKEEEAQITAPFNYLGLEEEKRGRVQQKAEEIKSLVRRSLTDLLQIGKWLIEVKEDLEHGQFGEWLSAEFAWTSRTARYLMNAARTFKTEEISNLKIVPSAMLALSSPELPEEARQEAITRAQEGERINVEKAREIVAKHRTSDKDESTERIDEQQEERASTIKDWTKEVEEALTSFLYEHAKNYRATVDEQAQTCSCEICQKAHQVIGRKPKKKSRERTKKAG from the coding sequence ATGGATAAGCAGCAGGGCGTAGGGAATGGGAAAGGAATTGATAAAGAAAATGATGCCCTAGAACAAATACTGGGTTTGAAGGAAGAGGAAGCACAAATCACGGCCCCCTTTAACTACTTGGGTCTGGAGGAAGAAAAGAGAGGACGGGTACAGCAGAAGGCGGAGGAGATTAAGAGTTTGGTGCGCAGATCGCTCACTGACTTGCTCCAGATAGGGAAGTGGTTGATTGAGGTGAAAGAGGATCTGGAGCATGGACAGTTCGGGGAATGGCTGAGTGCCGAGTTTGCCTGGACAAGCAGGACAGCACGGTACCTGATGAATGCAGCACGGACATTCAAAACGGAAGAAATTTCCAATTTGAAGATCGTCCCCTCAGCCATGCTCGCCTTGTCATCCCCAGAACTGCCCGAAGAAGCCAGACAGGAAGCAATCACCCGCGCCCAGGAAGGGGAGCGAATCAACGTCGAGAAAGCACGAGAGATTGTGGCAAAGCACAGAACATCAGATAAAGATGAGAGCACTGAAAGAATAGACGAACAGCAAGAAGAACGGGCAAGTACGATAAAAGACTGGACTAAAGAAGTTGAGGAAGCCCTGACAAGCTTTTTATACGAACACGCAAAGAACTATAGAGCGACGGTTGATGAACAGGCACAAACCTGTAGCTGTGAGATATGTCAGAAGGCACATCAGGTGATAGGGCGTAAGCCAAAGAAAAAGAGTAGAGAGCGGACTAAGAAAGCAGGGTAA
- a CDS encoding alpha-ketoglutarate-dependent dioxygenase AlkB, translating into MQTNLLPRELSELAPDCWLIPDFLDPPTQKALLEQTREWCAGGFFTPLMPNGTPMNHPICCLGHHWEPYDYHPPRRPFPTGLTAMANLALDALGGPGDQWCPFQPDTALVNWFPPGSSLGAHQDRSEAPALLEAGSPIVTVALGDACHFYLGGYSREAPARQVEMYSGDCLIMAGGGRMRFHEVRRILSNTVPAFLQMQPGRISITIRRARP; encoded by the coding sequence ATGCAGACTAACCTCCTGCCCCGAGAACTATCAGAGCTAGCCCCCGACTGCTGGCTGATTCCCGATTTTCTCGACCCACCCACCCAAAAAGCACTCCTAGAGCAAACGAGGGAATGGTGTGCCGGAGGCTTCTTCACCCCCCTCATGCCCAACGGCACGCCCATGAACCACCCCATCTGCTGCCTGGGGCATCACTGGGAGCCCTACGATTACCATCCCCCGCGCCGTCCCTTTCCTACAGGGCTCACTGCTATGGCTAATCTGGCGCTCGATGCCCTGGGTGGGCCGGGAGACCAGTGGTGTCCTTTCCAGCCCGACACCGCCCTAGTGAACTGGTTCCCCCCTGGCTCCAGTCTGGGAGCCCATCAGGACCGTAGCGAAGCCCCCGCCCTGCTGGAAGCAGGCTCCCCCATCGTCACTGTGGCCTTGGGCGATGCCTGCCACTTCTACCTGGGCGGGTATAGCCGCGAAGCCCCCGCCCGACAGGTTGAGATGTACTCTGGGGACTGCTTGATTATGGCTGGGGGCGGACGGATGCGGTTCCACGAGGTCCGACGCATCCTCAGCAACACTGTCCCAGCCTTCCTCCAGATGCAGCCCGGACGCATTTCCATCACTATCCGTCGGGCCCGCCCATGA
- a CDS encoding DUF488 domain-containing protein, with protein sequence MITLNSTTTHSILTFGYGNRKSHAEFLAYLKEHSVVMVADVRYSPRAWSAIWNAQGIRKVCEQVGVQYASMPELGNTSGTADWVPPDPDKVVKALQELAKLTELGSVALVCAELNPKSCHRTSVANALASIVKMPVIHLP encoded by the coding sequence GTGATCACCCTTAACTCAACTACGACCCACTCCATCCTGACCTTTGGGTATGGCAACCGTAAAAGCCATGCTGAGTTCCTTGCTTACTTAAAAGAGCACTCGGTGGTGATGGTGGCAGATGTGCGCTATTCACCTAGAGCTTGGAGTGCAATCTGGAATGCACAAGGAATCCGTAAGGTCTGCGAGCAAGTTGGAGTGCAATATGCCTCAATGCCAGAACTAGGCAACACTTCGGGTACTGCTGATTGGGTTCCCCCTGATCCAGATAAAGTAGTCAAGGCACTTCAGGAGTTAGCTAAACTGACTGAGCTTGGTTCGGTTGCCTTGGTTTGTGCTGAATTAAACCCCAAAAGCTGCCACCGAACTTCTGTTGCGAATGCGCTAGCTTCGATAGTTAAGATGCCAGTTATTCACCTCCCTTAG
- the mobF gene encoding MobF family relaxase yields the protein MVLSVSKIMSAAQAKIYYDKDNYYSRGEGIGGSQWYGQGAERLGLEGRVDGEVLEQLLEGRGPNGEELRKRTTKKPPVLAFDATFSAPKSVSLAGLVGGDEQVIQAHDQAVRKALDYFEEHYTTTRSRVEGKIQVSQTGNIAAAIYQHDTSREQDPQLHSHAVILNTTEGPKGWRTLDGGELYQNKMLLGQVYRSELARSLKELGYQLEVDHEKGLFEIAGYSREQLEGFSKRAAQIRETGAITPEQKAEAAIKTRPVKRVADREQLNEDWRRQAHDLGIEHPRPRPTRERMEGGRSATEAVTYSIAHNTERAVGVKRGKLARDALAYGLGDLLVAEVDRAIEYNREEGMLVGGRQRQFVTREALIIEQQSINVVKRGQGQVAAITTRERLDQVLEGTTLNKGQRRAIEMLATTTDRVVGVQGVAGAGKTFALNQFRQIAETSGYTVRGFAPSASAAGTLGKEALIDSDTVSALLLERPPQERGKALWLVDEASLLDAKQGRDLLTKAEREGVRLVLIGDTKQLSSVGAGNPFRALQDAGLVTAQIDEHIRQKQQKLKQAVELSRSGRIREALDLVDIHGGDARNVARDYLALTPEERKGTLVVTGTHARRGEVTGYIREGLQQEGVLTGPEQELQVLRAKGLTIAQRQDVRNYKEGDVIEFNKRVGDLKKGVAYKVLGVDQDLRQISLVAAEGSPVTVNLMDVKGDSLEVYRSNALGVAQGEQLRYTKNNYALGQINNQSFTVETVQGAQVTIRNAKGELQTLQTKDLRHVTYDYTTTTHASQGRTSDRVFYVAEADKKTTLSRESFYVGLSRARHEARIYTDDLEVAARESSRSKTNDIALEVTNRGVYKKR from the coding sequence ATGGTCCTATCTGTTTCCAAAATTATGTCGGCGGCCCAAGCCAAAATCTACTACGACAAGGACAACTACTACAGCCGAGGCGAGGGTATCGGCGGCTCTCAGTGGTACGGTCAGGGGGCGGAGCGCCTGGGGCTAGAAGGACGCGTGGACGGTGAGGTTTTGGAGCAGCTTCTGGAGGGCCGGGGGCCAAATGGTGAGGAGTTGCGCAAGCGCACCACGAAAAAGCCTCCAGTTCTGGCCTTCGATGCGACGTTTAGTGCTCCTAAAAGCGTCAGTTTGGCCGGACTGGTGGGCGGGGATGAGCAGGTAATTCAGGCCCACGACCAAGCAGTGCGCAAGGCCCTGGACTATTTTGAGGAGCACTACACCACTACCCGCAGCCGGGTCGAGGGCAAGATCCAGGTGAGCCAGACGGGTAACATCGCCGCTGCCATCTATCAACACGACACTAGCCGGGAGCAAGACCCCCAGCTCCACAGCCACGCCGTCATCCTGAATACCACCGAGGGACCGAAGGGCTGGCGTACCCTCGATGGCGGAGAGTTATATCAAAACAAAATGCTCCTGGGACAGGTCTACCGCAGCGAACTTGCCCGCTCGCTTAAGGAGTTAGGCTACCAACTGGAGGTGGATCACGAAAAAGGGTTATTCGAGATAGCAGGCTACAGCCGTGAGCAGTTGGAGGGATTTTCTAAGCGGGCTGCACAAATCCGAGAGACAGGCGCTATCACGCCGGAGCAGAAGGCCGAAGCAGCAATAAAGACCCGACCGGTCAAGCGTGTAGCCGACCGGGAGCAGTTGAACGAGGATTGGCGGCGGCAAGCCCACGACCTCGGAATAGAGCACCCACGACCCCGCCCCACTCGGGAGCGGATGGAAGGCGGTAGGTCAGCCACGGAAGCGGTCACCTACTCCATTGCCCATAATACTGAGCGAGCAGTAGGGGTCAAGCGGGGCAAACTGGCCCGAGATGCGCTGGCCTACGGTTTGGGGGATCTGCTTGTCGCAGAGGTAGACCGGGCCATCGAGTATAACCGCGAGGAAGGGATGCTTGTGGGTGGCCGCCAGCGGCAGTTTGTGACCCGCGAAGCCTTGATTATCGAACAGCAGTCCATCAATGTTGTTAAGCGGGGTCAGGGTCAGGTGGCGGCTATCACCACCCGTGAGAGGCTGGACCAGGTGCTGGAGGGAACCACGCTCAATAAGGGGCAGCGCAGGGCCATCGAGATGCTGGCGACTACCACCGACCGGGTCGTGGGGGTGCAGGGGGTGGCCGGGGCGGGCAAGACCTTCGCCCTCAACCAGTTCCGGCAGATCGCCGAGACCTCGGGCTACACGGTGCGCGGCTTCGCGCCCTCAGCCAGCGCCGCTGGAACCTTGGGCAAAGAAGCGCTTATCGATTCGGACACGGTTTCCGCCCTTCTTCTAGAGCGACCGCCCCAGGAACGAGGGAAGGCGCTATGGCTGGTCGATGAGGCAAGCCTACTCGATGCGAAGCAGGGCCGAGACCTACTGACCAAAGCAGAGCGGGAGGGGGTGCGCTTGGTGCTGATTGGAGATACTAAGCAGCTATCGAGTGTGGGGGCAGGGAATCCATTCCGGGCGCTCCAAGACGCGGGCTTAGTCACAGCCCAGATTGATGAGCACATCCGACAGAAGCAGCAGAAGCTCAAACAGGCAGTAGAGCTGAGCCGGTCGGGGAGAATTCGTGAGGCGCTGGATCTCGTGGACATCCACGGGGGGGATGCCCGCAACGTTGCCCGCGACTACTTGGCCTTGACCCCAGAGGAGCGCAAGGGCACGCTCGTTGTCACCGGCACCCATGCCCGACGTGGGGAGGTCACCGGGTATATCCGCGAGGGACTCCAGCAGGAAGGGGTGCTGACCGGGCCGGAGCAGGAACTACAGGTGCTCCGGGCCAAAGGGCTGACCATCGCCCAGCGCCAGGACGTGCGCAACTACAAAGAGGGCGATGTCATCGAGTTCAACAAGCGGGTGGGTGACCTCAAAAAGGGCGTGGCCTACAAGGTTCTGGGGGTGGACCAGGATTTGCGCCAAATCTCGCTGGTCGCAGCGGAAGGCTCCCCGGTCACCGTGAATCTGATGGATGTGAAGGGGGACAGCCTGGAGGTCTACCGGAGCAACGCCCTCGGAGTCGCCCAGGGCGAACAGTTGCGCTACACCAAGAACAACTACGCCCTAGGCCAGATCAATAACCAGAGCTTCACAGTGGAAACGGTGCAGGGGGCGCAGGTGACGATCCGCAACGCTAAAGGGGAGCTACAGACCCTCCAGACCAAGGACCTGCGCCATGTGACCTACGACTACACCACCACTACCCATGCGAGTCAGGGCCGGACCAGCGACCGGGTGTTTTATGTGGCCGAGGCGGACAAGAAGACAACCCTCAGCCGCGAGAGCTTCTATGTAGGCTTGTCGCGGGCCAGACATGAGGCGCGGATTTATACCGATGATCTGGAGGTGGCAGCTCGAGAATCCTCACGCAGTAAAACTAACGATATTGCTCTGGAGGTAACGAACCGTGGAGTGTACAAGAAGCGCTGA
- a CDS encoding S26 family signal peptidase gives MTRVRGAWLLCLLLLLYGALHFVSLDVISDVSMAPTIPDSGVVLFVRSDAPRRGDIIITRLPAGLIARHPKLAHRTTTLCKRVTHISGDQVVWQGKTLILGPDEFWLQGDNEAASIDSRYFGPIRRGELLGLAFPLTLFRR, from the coding sequence ATGACACGGGTTCGTGGAGCTTGGTTGCTCTGCCTATTGCTCTTGTTGTATGGGGCTTTGCACTTTGTCTCGCTGGACGTAATCAGTGACGTATCGATGGCTCCGACCATACCTGACAGTGGGGTAGTTCTTTTCGTTCGTTCAGACGCTCCCCGGCGAGGAGATATTATCATCACCCGGCTACCTGCTGGCCTGATCGCACGCCATCCAAAGTTGGCTCATCGTACGACAACGCTTTGCAAACGAGTTACGCACATCTCAGGGGACCAAGTAGTCTGGCAAGGCAAGACACTCATCCTAGGGCCGGATGAATTTTGGTTGCAAGGGGATAACGAGGCCGCAAGTATTGATTCGCGTTACTTTGGCCCTATCCGTCGGGGTGAGCTACTGGGATTAGCTTTTCCCTTAACCCTGTTTCGTAGGTGA
- a CDS encoding PH domain-containing protein, producing MASNEPLTFSYSYTYFVLPLLWAAGLGAFFALALTFLWLPLGILVILPLAWGIYQYALWRSVRYEISSNSITKRFGIIFREEDRIDIIAIQKVTKTIIIPAVGVGTIRLQTSAQVAARSGKDIYEGDLVLQNIEGVEEIYKLIEELQSLARRRP from the coding sequence GTGGCATCCAATGAACCGCTGACCTTCAGCTATAGCTACACCTATTTCGTGTTGCCATTGTTGTGGGCCGCTGGTCTGGGTGCTTTTTTTGCGCTGGCCCTGACATTTTTGTGGCTGCCTCTGGGGATTCTGGTGATTTTGCCGCTCGCGTGGGGCATCTATCAATACGCACTTTGGAGGTCTGTGCGCTACGAGATCTCTTCTAATTCAATTACTAAGCGCTTCGGGATTATTTTTCGAGAGGAAGACCGTATTGATATTATCGCTATTCAAAAGGTGACCAAAACCATCATTATCCCTGCGGTTGGCGTGGGAACGATTCGCCTTCAGACCTCTGCACAGGTGGCCGCTCGGAGTGGAAAGGACATTTATGAGGGGGATTTAGTTTTACAAAATATTGAGGGGGTAGAAGAGATTTACAAGCTGATTGAAGAACTGCAAAGCCTCGCCAGGAGAAGGCCATGA